In Nicotiana tabacum cultivar K326 chromosome 17, ASM71507v2, whole genome shotgun sequence, one DNA window encodes the following:
- the LOC107796486 gene encoding uncharacterized protein LOC107796486 — protein MCACSLIYKQAFTPSAAYLKSFIQTKQRTNMGLFGRKFKASRVTTLSNLAISRIAILKNQHQVRCSLTRSDVIQLLHLGRQEDALHRVEHVIKEQNTLDALAMMEIYCHLLIEKRVLIQTKGQCPEELAEAISSLIFAASRWGEFPELHELREIFTSRYGNEFAAQCVELRNNCSVHPKMIPKLSKRHTGSGKRRNMLHDIAAHCGVTLCAEDEETSDIIIEVKVNSKEECSQGEEGGTEAASVIILEKSQIV, from the exons ATGTGTGCGTGCTCGCTTATATATAAACAAGCTTTCACTCCATCAGCAGCCTATCTCAAGAGCTTCATACAAACGAAACAAAGAACAAACATGGGACTTTTTGGAAGAAAATTCAAGGCATCAAGAGTTACAACACTGTCTAACCTTGCCATCTCAAGGATTGCCATTCTCAAAAATCAACACCAAGTTAGGTGCTCACTTACCCGTTCTGACGTTATCCAACTACTCCATCTTGGTCGCCAAGAAGATGCCCTTCATCGA GTCGAACATGTTATCAAGGAACAGAACACACTAGATGCACTTGCAATGATGGAAATCTACTGCCATCTCCTAATCGAAAAAAGGGTGCTGATACAAACTAAAGG GCAATGTCCTGAGGAGCTCGCAGAGGCAATCTCAAGCTTGATTTTTGCAGCTTCAAGATGGGGAGAATTCCCAGAGCTGCATGAACTTCGAGAGATTTTCACCTCGAGATATGGGAATGAATTTGCGGCTCAATGTGTTGAATTAAGAAATAATTGTAGCGTGCATCCTAAG ATGATACCCAAGCTATCGAAACGTCATACAGGATCAGGGAAAAGAAGGAATATGCTTCATGATATTGCGGCCCATTGTGGTGTCACTCTGTGTGCAGAGGATGAAGAAACTTCAGATATCATAATCGAAGTTAAGGTTAACAGCAAAGAGGAATGTTCTCAAG GTGAAGAGGGAGGCACAGAAGCAGCTTCAGTGATCATATTGGAGAAAAGTCAGATAGTATGA